In one window of Niallia sp. Man26 DNA:
- a CDS encoding NAD(P)-dependent oxidoreductase produces the protein MKKKVTIIGGAGTIGSILYQGLRSKYKIVILDKKAPEHAVDFVEVNATDYESLLHSIPKDSDALINLLTIKSHNDLKNVDEFNDMTKIHFMASFYVMQAAITLGIPKVVYASSNHTTDYYEKDGFSRLGREITTADYPYSNGLYGVLKLASENIGHILTHQPENNLSVINLRIGSVHPDEIQAVEENDRLHRTLLTHEDAVQLFDLALESTVRYGTYYGVSENPHKPWSTENAWKQLGFLSQSNAADILKRN, from the coding sequence ATGAAAAAGAAAGTTACCATTATTGGCGGTGCTGGGACAATTGGGTCGATTTTATATCAAGGTCTGCGCAGCAAATACAAGATTGTCATACTTGATAAAAAGGCACCTGAACATGCAGTTGATTTCGTAGAGGTAAATGCAACAGATTACGAATCGCTCCTTCACAGCATTCCCAAAGATTCAGATGCATTGATTAATTTACTAACGATTAAATCTCATAATGACTTAAAGAATGTAGATGAGTTTAATGATATGACGAAAATTCACTTTATGGCTTCGTTTTATGTTATGCAGGCTGCAATTACGTTAGGAATTCCTAAGGTAGTCTATGCGAGCAGCAATCATACGACAGATTATTATGAGAAAGATGGTTTTTCAAGGTTAGGAAGGGAAATTACAACAGCGGATTATCCTTACTCGAATGGACTATACGGCGTTCTAAAGCTTGCTTCCGAAAATATTGGCCATATTCTTACACATCAGCCTGAAAATAATCTTTCGGTAATTAATTTACGAATTGGAAGTGTACATCCAGACGAAATTCAAGCTGTAGAAGAAAATGATCGTTTGCACAGAACCTTGCTAACCCATGAAGATGCGGTCCAGCTTTTTGACTTGGCCCTTGAGTCAACAGTAAGATATGGTACCTACTATGGTGTTTCAGAAAATCCTCATAAACCATGGTCAACAGAAAACGCATGGAAACAGCTTGGATTTCTTTCACAGTCCAATGCAGCAGATATTTTAAAAAGAAACTAA
- a CDS encoding glycoside hydrolase family 43 protein, translating into MYRSKVKNPILPGFNPDPNVLKVEDTYYIAVSSFEWLPGVRIYQSKDLVNWEHKTDILTYQVDLRGNPQNGSIWAPQISYDKGLFYLLYTDVKSTKRPFKDSHNYLITAPSIEGPWSKPVYLNSSGFDPSLYHDADGRKWLLNEIWDYRMTTGNKSAGIVMQEYDSENQALIGPVYKIFDGTELAKTEAPHLYHHGDYYYLITAEGGTGSGHAVTVCRSKEITGPYEVDPHYPMLTARDKPDSPLQCSGHGSIVQTPTGEWYMIYLCTRPLQGNAAILGRETAIQEVYWTKDGWLRLADGGNGPLLETEIVTLNEVEQRKNTDFKDDFNGNLDKEWNTLRILADETWCDVKSRNGYLRMSSGDSIQSLFEHHILAVRQKDFHFSAETKLDYTPKTYNQMAGLLLYLNDTNYLYAYLTFDETHGLVIRLMKCADGEFTLNPVIVKLEQGEVELKVEVNGPVANFYYRMEHISAWQEIGAAQDVMFLSGGFTGNFVGIAVHDMDRKASSYADFAYFEYVVLDS; encoded by the coding sequence ATGTATCGATCAAAAGTCAAAAATCCAATATTGCCCGGGTTTAATCCAGACCCTAATGTCCTGAAGGTCGAGGATACTTATTATATTGCTGTTTCTTCATTTGAATGGCTGCCGGGAGTACGTATCTATCAATCAAAGGATTTAGTCAATTGGGAGCATAAGACAGATATTTTAACCTATCAAGTCGATTTACGGGGAAACCCCCAAAACGGAAGTATCTGGGCTCCGCAAATTAGTTATGATAAGGGATTATTTTATCTCCTCTATACAGATGTGAAAAGTACGAAGCGGCCATTTAAAGATTCTCACAATTATTTAATTACTGCCCCAAGTATTGAAGGGCCTTGGTCGAAGCCAGTATATTTAAACAGCAGCGGTTTTGATCCATCCTTATACCATGATGCAGATGGACGGAAGTGGTTGTTAAATGAAATTTGGGATTATCGCATGACAACCGGAAATAAATCAGCAGGAATTGTGATGCAAGAATATGATAGTGAGAATCAAGCATTAATAGGACCTGTTTATAAAATTTTTGATGGCACAGAATTGGCTAAAACAGAAGCGCCTCATCTTTACCATCATGGTGATTATTACTATTTAATTACCGCAGAAGGGGGTACAGGGTCAGGCCATGCTGTGACAGTATGCAGATCGAAGGAAATTACAGGTCCATATGAGGTGGATCCTCATTATCCGATGCTGACAGCAAGGGATAAACCAGACTCCCCCTTGCAGTGTTCAGGTCATGGCAGCATCGTTCAAACGCCAACAGGAGAATGGTATATGATCTATTTATGTACGCGGCCCCTGCAAGGAAATGCCGCTATATTGGGACGCGAAACTGCCATCCAGGAGGTTTATTGGACAAAAGACGGCTGGCTGCGATTAGCAGATGGCGGCAATGGTCCGTTGTTAGAAACAGAAATCGTTACTCTAAATGAAGTAGAACAAAGAAAAAATACCGATTTTAAAGATGATTTTAACGGTAATCTCGATAAAGAATGGAATACACTGCGGATTTTGGCAGATGAAACATGGTGCGATGTAAAGAGCCGTAATGGGTATTTACGAATGTCCTCTGGTGACTCGATTCAATCCTTATTTGAGCATCATATACTCGCCGTCCGCCAAAAGGATTTTCATTTTAGCGCTGAAACAAAGTTAGACTACACTCCAAAAACATATAACCAAATGGCAGGTTTACTCTTGTATCTCAACGATACTAATTATTTGTATGCCTACTTAACATTTGATGAAACACACGGCCTCGTCATTCGCTTAATGAAATGCGCAGATGGCGAATTTACTTTAAATCCAGTGATTGTAAAGCTTGAACAAGGAGAGGTAGAGCTTAAGGTGGAAGTGAATGGACCTGTTGCTAATTTTTATTATCGTATGGAACATATCTCTGCTTGGCAGGAAATCGGAGCAGCCCAAGATGTGATGTTCCTATCTGGAGGATTTACCGGGAACTTTGTCGGGATTGCTGTCCATGATATGGACCGAAAAGCGAGCTCTTATGCAGATTTTGCTTACTTTGAGTATGTTGTATTGGATAGCTAA
- a CDS encoding glycoside hydrolase family 88 protein: protein MKMNWSVKTANSIMERLPRLYEDRGNNGKWSYDYGVILKGFEKVWRQTGEQKYFNFIKDNIDYFVQEDGSIRGYHLEEYNIDHINNGKLLFVLYRETGEEKYKKACELLRRQLEEHPRTSEGVFWHKQIYPYQIWLDGLYMGSPFYAEYQTTFANGEGLEDIIRQFKLSYEHLLDRETGLLYHAWDEQKVQPWADQRTGLSANFWGRSIGWYLLAVVDTLEILPEKTLGRDYLVRILENTLQALVNYQDEKSGVWYQVTDKGNEKGNYLEASCSSMYVCAIAKGIRLGVLNRKAWEAQLKKSHQGLLEEFVLLTKEGWVNLNKTCQVAGLGGADKRDGSYAYYISEPIICNDQKGLGAFLQALAEFEEVIKEV, encoded by the coding sequence ATGAAAATGAACTGGTCTGTTAAAACAGCGAACTCCATTATGGAAAGACTGCCCCGCTTATATGAAGACAGAGGCAACAATGGAAAATGGTCCTATGATTATGGAGTTATATTAAAAGGCTTTGAAAAAGTGTGGAGGCAAACGGGAGAACAGAAGTATTTCAACTTTATTAAGGACAATATAGATTATTTTGTACAGGAAGATGGTTCCATAAGAGGCTATCACTTAGAGGAATATAATATTGATCACATTAACAATGGAAAGCTTCTATTTGTGCTATATAGGGAAACCGGGGAAGAGAAGTATAAAAAAGCTTGTGAACTATTGCGGAGACAGTTAGAAGAACATCCGCGCACATCTGAAGGTGTATTCTGGCATAAACAAATTTATCCATACCAAATTTGGCTGGACGGATTGTATATGGGCTCTCCTTTCTATGCAGAGTATCAGACAACTTTCGCTAATGGGGAAGGTTTAGAGGATATCATTCGGCAGTTTAAGCTAAGCTATGAGCATTTACTAGATCGAGAGACAGGGCTTTTGTATCATGCATGGGATGAACAAAAAGTGCAGCCATGGGCCGATCAAAGAACAGGATTGTCAGCAAATTTCTGGGGCCGTTCGATAGGGTGGTATTTGTTAGCAGTAGTCGATACGCTGGAAATACTTCCGGAAAAAACGTTAGGCCGTGATTATCTTGTCCGAATTTTAGAGAACACACTGCAAGCACTAGTAAACTACCAAGATGAGAAGAGCGGTGTTTGGTATCAGGTAACAGATAAAGGAAATGAAAAAGGAAATTACTTAGAAGCGTCATGCAGCAGTATGTATGTGTGTGCGATAGCAAAAGGTATCCGTTTAGGAGTTTTGAATCGAAAAGCATGGGAAGCACAATTAAAGAAATCTCATCAAGGCTTATTAGAGGAATTTGTTCTGTTAACGAAGGAAGGCTGGGTGAATCTAAATAAAACTTGCCAAGTTGCAGGACTAGGCGGTGCTGATAAAAGGGATGGCTCGTATGCCTATTATATTAGTGAACCGATTATTTGTAACGACCAAAAAGGGTTGGGAGCTTTTTTGCAGGCTTTAGCTGAATTTGAAGAAGTAATAAAAGAGGTGTAG
- a CDS encoding glycoside hydrolase family 28 protein, whose product MTTYTIKGIEVLKDGELCTTSIQTAIDEAYENGGGTINIPAGEYLTGALFLKDNIELNLSRGAVLKFSNKQHHYPVVTSRWEGVKREVYASCLYAENAKNISVTGFGTIDGNGMEWWDIFRNQREKLAYPRPKLISFDGCENITIKDVTLINSPSWTVNPIRCNNVTIDNVSIFNPSDSPNTDGIDPESCSNVRISNCHIDVGDDCIAIKSGTEDTAERVPCENITISNCTMIHGHGAVVLGSEMSGDIRNVTISNCVFQDTDRGIRLKSRRGRGGVVEDIRVDNIVMDRVMCPFILNLYYFCGPRGKDKYVWDKNPYPITEETPMFRRIHFSHITARNVHAAAGFIYGLAEQYVSELSFNHIDISMAENAIPGKPAMMAGMEDMNNRGFYVGYAKDVLFNRVSVENHEGPAFHIEYSEDIEVTHCKSKNTKAEEELLKEVEVK is encoded by the coding sequence ATGACAACTTATACGATAAAAGGGATTGAAGTACTAAAGGATGGTGAATTATGTACCACATCTATCCAAACAGCGATTGATGAAGCCTATGAAAATGGCGGTGGTACGATAAATATTCCTGCAGGTGAATACTTAACCGGAGCGTTATTTTTAAAAGACAATATTGAATTGAACTTGTCGAGAGGTGCTGTATTGAAATTTTCCAACAAGCAGCATCATTACCCTGTGGTAACATCTCGCTGGGAAGGTGTCAAAAGAGAGGTTTATGCATCTTGTTTGTATGCTGAAAATGCAAAAAACATTTCTGTAACTGGATTTGGAACGATTGATGGAAATGGAATGGAGTGGTGGGACATATTCCGAAATCAACGGGAGAAGCTCGCCTATCCACGTCCCAAGCTAATTAGTTTTGATGGATGTGAAAATATCACCATTAAAGATGTGACACTAATTAACTCACCAAGCTGGACGGTTAATCCAATCCGTTGCAACAATGTGACCATTGATAATGTGTCGATCTTTAATCCGTCAGACTCACCGAATACAGATGGAATTGATCCGGAATCTTGCTCCAATGTAAGAATCAGCAATTGCCACATTGATGTAGGAGATGACTGTATCGCCATTAAATCCGGAACAGAAGATACAGCAGAACGTGTTCCTTGCGAGAATATCACGATTTCAAACTGTACGATGATTCATGGGCATGGAGCTGTTGTATTGGGCAGTGAAATGAGCGGTGATATCCGCAATGTGACCATTAGTAACTGTGTTTTTCAAGATACAGATCGAGGGATTCGCCTAAAATCACGCCGGGGACGCGGCGGTGTAGTAGAGGACATTCGCGTTGATAATATTGTGATGGACAGAGTAATGTGTCCATTTATATTAAACTTGTATTATTTCTGTGGTCCCCGCGGAAAAGATAAATATGTATGGGATAAAAATCCTTACCCAATAACAGAGGAGACTCCGATGTTTAGACGGATCCATTTCTCCCATATTACAGCTCGCAATGTCCATGCAGCAGCAGGCTTTATTTATGGGTTAGCGGAACAGTATGTGTCAGAACTCAGCTTTAATCATATCGATATCTCCATGGCTGAAAATGCTATTCCAGGGAAACCGGCAATGATGGCTGGAATGGAGGATATGAATAATCGCGGTTTTTATGTTGGCTATGCCAAAGATGTCTTGTTTAATCGCGTGTCAGTTGAGAACCATGAAGGCCCAGCCTTCCATATTGAATATTCAGAGGATATTGAGGTAACTCATTGTAAGTCCAAGAATACTAAAGCGGAAGAAGAACTTCTTAAAGAAGTGGAGGTCAAGTGA
- a CDS encoding pectinesterase family protein, with the protein MEKVLKETSLKRLIVGRNEFCDFSCIQSALDYWQDEQGPFELTVLSGDYYENILLYQSDISIIGVGTVRIIGNRFALQKNEQQQEIGTFQTATFFINGSNIAIENIDMINNAGPGEKVGQAVALYNEGTNVMFKSCSFRGYQDTICLGPLPPLQKNGQLFSTPEIKTSLDEHSCHFSDCYIEGTVDFIFGGGAAVFQSCEIKSLRRPNNAEGFITAASTPEGKKGFHFEHCYLTGEEDVANVFLGRPWRSFAKTTFANCRIGAHIHPTRWDDWDNHHNRKTVMFKEYKNIYYSKKELVMLDWINFME; encoded by the coding sequence ATGGAAAAAGTTCTTAAAGAAACATCTTTAAAGAGGTTAATTGTTGGCAGAAATGAATTTTGTGATTTTTCCTGTATTCAATCTGCATTAGATTATTGGCAGGATGAACAAGGACCATTTGAGCTAACGGTTTTGAGTGGAGACTATTATGAAAACATCCTTCTGTATCAATCAGACATTTCCATAATTGGTGTTGGAACGGTAAGAATTATTGGCAATCGGTTTGCCTTACAAAAAAATGAGCAGCAGCAGGAAATAGGAACCTTTCAAACAGCCACTTTTTTTATCAATGGATCTAATATAGCAATCGAAAATATTGACATGATTAATAATGCAGGACCAGGAGAGAAGGTGGGGCAGGCGGTAGCTCTCTATAATGAAGGAACTAATGTTATGTTCAAGAGTTGTTCTTTTAGAGGTTATCAGGACACGATTTGTCTCGGGCCATTGCCGCCCCTGCAAAAGAACGGACAATTATTCTCCACTCCTGAAATCAAAACATCTTTAGATGAGCACAGCTGTCATTTTAGCGATTGTTATATCGAGGGTACAGTCGATTTTATCTTTGGCGGTGGTGCAGCGGTATTTCAAAGCTGTGAAATTAAATCATTAAGAAGGCCGAATAACGCCGAAGGCTTTATAACGGCAGCCTCCACTCCTGAAGGCAAGAAGGGGTTCCATTTTGAACACTGTTATTTAACAGGGGAAGAAGACGTTGCAAATGTGTTTTTAGGAAGACCATGGCGTTCGTTTGCAAAAACTACTTTTGCCAATTGTCGTATCGGCGCACATATTCATCCAACGAGATGGGATGATTGGGATAATCATCACAACCGAAAAACGGTTATGTTTAAAGAATATAAAAATATCTATTACTCTAAAAAAGAGTTAGTCATGTTGGATTGGATTAATTTTATGGAATAG
- a CDS encoding sulfite exporter TauE/SafE family protein, with translation MKKLIIFAFIGLLAQLIDGSLGMAYGVTSSSLLLTFGIAPAVASASVHLAEVVTTAASGASHIKFGNVDKQTVYRLIIPGSIGAFLGATFLSNLPGDLAKPYISLFLLLLGLYVLVRFLFNFRPSEEKKSLSLSRKQSIPLGLIAGFADATGGGGWGPIATPVLLSKKGISPRKVVGTVDTSEFAIAVSATLGFFISLGWEQVNWLWVGALMIGGIIAAPIAAWLVRKLHAQLMGVLVGGFIILVNARTLLTSWITNEAAYPYIYAAIIVVWVISIIYAVNKVKAYKKQSNTNISA, from the coding sequence ATGAAAAAATTGATTATTTTTGCATTTATCGGCCTGTTGGCACAATTGATTGATGGATCATTAGGAATGGCTTACGGAGTTACATCGTCGTCGCTCTTGCTTACTTTCGGAATCGCACCTGCTGTTGCTTCTGCATCTGTTCACTTAGCGGAAGTCGTCACTACAGCTGCTTCTGGGGCATCGCATATTAAGTTTGGCAATGTCGATAAGCAAACAGTCTATCGTTTGATTATTCCAGGCTCAATCGGGGCTTTCTTAGGGGCAACTTTTTTAAGCAATCTGCCAGGTGACTTAGCAAAACCTTATATCTCCTTGTTCCTATTATTACTAGGACTATATGTGTTAGTACGTTTCTTATTTAACTTCCGTCCCTCTGAAGAAAAAAAGAGCTTATCACTAAGCCGCAAGCAATCCATTCCGCTAGGACTAATCGCTGGGTTTGCAGATGCGACAGGCGGCGGCGGCTGGGGTCCGATAGCAACACCAGTTTTGCTATCCAAGAAGGGGATCAGCCCGCGTAAAGTGGTTGGAACTGTTGATACAAGTGAGTTCGCCATTGCAGTATCTGCAACATTAGGATTTTTCATTTCCTTAGGCTGGGAACAGGTTAACTGGCTGTGGGTAGGTGCCTTGATGATCGGCGGCATAATCGCCGCACCAATCGCAGCATGGCTTGTCCGCAAGCTGCATGCCCAGCTGATGGGTGTTCTGGTTGGTGGATTTATCATATTGGTGAATGCTCGCACACTCTTGACTTCATGGATTACTAATGAAGCTGCCTATCCATATATATATGCTGCCATTATTGTAGTGTGGGTAATATCTATCATTTATGCTGTAAACAAAGTTAAAGCTTATAAGAAACAAAGCAATACTAATATTTCTGCATAA
- a CDS encoding extracellular solute-binding protein — MKRRIVMKKPMVSKLASVSLASMLLLAGCSGAKTSNNSADGEKDNGKAEITWLNILHTASPPTDTILNELEKKTDTEIKFSWIPDASKEERINTALASDSLADIVTLTILENSSVRNALKSGMFWNIEEYLDEFPNLKAIPEDMLKSASTEGKLYGVPFQKDLARNGVVLRKDWLDNLGLEVPKTTEELMEVAKAFTENDPDGNGKDDTTGFMDRSDLVYGVFKTVSSYFGTPNTWEVDSKGDFVAEFETDGYIETMDYMKKLYENGWINKDFAVTAKTDQQQNFAQGKGGIYVGALFDAKNLETMAAGIQDNMELALVNDMTSASNSDRAIWSGGNGIGGLLAFPRSEVKDEKELKKLLKFVNDLIEEDNYTLMTYGIEGTHYKLNDDGAYEIINQDLWQQEVQPFASSRPNETGYNLKDPNPIKAEADEKIAENAEYALMNPAVPLESPTFTTQGSELQKIITDATYQYILGEISLADFKQAVKNWNEQGGKTIKEEYKEAYKATN, encoded by the coding sequence ATGAAAAGGAGAATTGTAATGAAAAAACCAATGGTATCAAAGTTAGCTAGCGTTAGTCTTGCAAGCATGCTGCTGCTTGCAGGATGCAGTGGGGCAAAAACTAGCAATAATTCAGCAGATGGTGAAAAGGATAATGGCAAAGCAGAGATCACCTGGCTGAATATTCTCCATACCGCTTCACCTCCAACAGATACTATATTAAATGAACTTGAAAAGAAAACGGATACAGAAATTAAATTCTCGTGGATTCCCGATGCTTCAAAAGAGGAACGTATAAATACTGCATTAGCTTCAGACTCTTTGGCAGATATTGTTACGTTAACGATTTTAGAAAATTCTTCAGTCAGAAACGCACTGAAATCTGGTATGTTCTGGAATATTGAAGAGTATCTAGATGAATTCCCTAACTTAAAAGCCATTCCCGAAGATATGCTAAAATCAGCTTCTACAGAGGGGAAGCTTTATGGTGTACCATTCCAAAAAGACTTAGCAAGAAATGGTGTGGTTCTTCGTAAAGATTGGTTAGATAACTTAGGTCTTGAGGTTCCTAAAACAACAGAAGAATTAATGGAGGTTGCAAAAGCATTTACAGAGAACGACCCAGATGGCAACGGTAAAGATGATACAACTGGTTTCATGGACCGCAGTGATTTAGTGTATGGCGTATTCAAAACAGTAAGTTCTTATTTTGGAACACCAAACACTTGGGAAGTGGACTCCAAAGGCGACTTTGTAGCAGAGTTTGAAACAGACGGATACATTGAAACAATGGATTATATGAAAAAGTTATATGAAAATGGCTGGATAAATAAAGATTTTGCTGTAACAGCGAAGACTGACCAGCAGCAAAACTTTGCTCAAGGAAAAGGAGGTATTTATGTTGGTGCCTTATTTGACGCGAAAAATCTCGAAACAATGGCAGCAGGAATCCAGGATAATATGGAACTTGCTCTAGTTAACGATATGACATCAGCGTCTAATTCTGATAGAGCGATTTGGTCTGGAGGTAATGGGATTGGCGGATTATTAGCATTTCCACGTTCAGAAGTTAAGGATGAAAAGGAATTGAAAAAGCTATTAAAATTTGTTAATGATTTAATAGAAGAAGATAACTATACATTAATGACATATGGAATTGAAGGTACCCATTATAAGCTTAACGATGATGGTGCCTATGAAATTATTAATCAGGATTTATGGCAGCAGGAAGTTCAGCCATTTGCATCTTCGCGACCTAATGAAACCGGTTACAACTTGAAGGATCCTAACCCAATCAAGGCCGAAGCTGATGAAAAAATAGCTGAAAACGCAGAATACGCCCTGATGAATCCTGCAGTTCCATTAGAATCTCCAACTTTTACAACTCAAGGTTCTGAATTACAAAAGATTATTACGGACGCTACCTATCAATATATCTTAGGTGAAATCTCCCTAGCTGACTTTAAGCAAGCAGTTAAGAATTGGAATGAACAAGGAGGAAAAACAATCAAAGAAGAATATAAGGAAGCATATAAAGCTACAAATTAA
- a CDS encoding dienelactone hydrolase family protein produces MKDKQLRKLFELLGERSKPEALSAEIVRLEERNGYILESLMLGLNGFEKVPAYFAKPQNADGALPTIIFNHSHGGNFDQGKEELLTSSTYLQNPSFVEEITGLGFAVCCIDMWGFNERKGRQESELVKEMLLNGQTLWGMRLYDNLTLLDYLETRPDVDSSRLATIGMSMGGLMSWWLAALDDRIKVSVDIAGQVHIETLIQKRGLDHHGFYYYVPRFLKYFSTLGVQELIAPRPRLSLAGRDDRMCPIEGAKYLNEQLQKTYTNQHVPQNFEGFMLTGGHQETREMRALWKKFLKKHL; encoded by the coding sequence GTGAAAGACAAACAGCTAAGGAAATTATTTGAACTTTTAGGAGAACGCTCAAAACCAGAAGCCTTATCTGCAGAGATAGTTAGGCTGGAGGAACGAAACGGATATATATTGGAAAGTTTAATGCTGGGATTAAATGGCTTCGAAAAGGTGCCAGCCTATTTTGCCAAACCGCAGAACGCAGACGGCGCACTACCAACAATTATCTTTAATCACTCCCATGGCGGGAATTTTGATCAAGGGAAAGAAGAACTCCTAACTAGCAGTACGTATTTACAAAATCCCTCCTTTGTAGAAGAGATTACAGGGCTTGGCTTTGCTGTTTGCTGCATTGATATGTGGGGATTTAATGAGCGAAAAGGGAGACAGGAAAGTGAACTTGTTAAAGAGATGCTCTTAAATGGCCAGACATTGTGGGGGATGCGTTTATACGATAACTTGACACTGCTTGATTATTTAGAAACCCGGCCGGATGTAGATTCTAGCAGACTAGCAACCATCGGTATGTCTATGGGCGGTTTGATGAGCTGGTGGTTAGCTGCACTTGATGACCGTATTAAAGTGTCTGTTGACATAGCTGGTCAGGTTCATATCGAGACACTGATTCAAAAACGCGGTTTGGATCATCACGGTTTCTACTATTATGTGCCTCGGTTTTTAAAGTATTTTTCCACTTTAGGAGTTCAAGAGCTGATAGCGCCAAGGCCGCGCTTAAGCCTGGCAGGCAGGGATGACAGAATGTGTCCAATAGAAGGTGCCAAATATTTAAACGAACAACTGCAGAAAACATATACAAACCAACACGTTCCTCAAAACTTTGAAGGCTTTATGCTTACAGGAGGGCATCAAGAAACAAGGGAGATGAGGGCATTATGGAAAAAGTTCTTAAAGAAACATCTTTAA